GACCACAAGCTTCTGCACCTCCGACAGCATGTGCCAGTCACGAGTGATCCTTGTCTCCTTACTTGGTTTGACCGGGGGTGGCACCTCTCCATCTGGCGACGACAGTGTGCTAATTGCTTCTTTATAGTCTCGGTATCTAAAGAAAGGCCTCAGAGTGCAAAGAGCGTACTCCAGCGTGATGTCAGCAGTGTTGAGGGACAACATATAAGGATGCTGAGCCAGGAGGTATATCATGTAGTTTGATAGGAGTTTGCTTCCTCTACAAGCAGCGGAGTTCTCGCTCTCCAATGTGTGGAGGAATTCCGTCGCAATGTGCCAGATAATGATGCTCCTATCAAATGTCATCTCAATGCTACTGCTCAGTCCTTGTTTCTCCAGGATGTTGTGAGTCTCAAGCGTCCACTCACCTCTTTCTTTGAAGGGCCGGTGGTGTCTTTTCTTCTCTAGCTCCGCTATCTTTTGAACTACCAGCACCTTGAGGCACGAGGGGATGGCCTGGCGGGAGCAAAACGGATGCCTCCTGAAGATCTTCCTTTTGTCAAAACAATCAAGTACCGTGGCAATGGGCTTCGGACATTCTTTGTTTAAGAGGTTGGGGTCTAACAAATTGAACTGCCCCATCGACCTCGACCATCTTTTCTGCTTCATGCACCAATGGGCCAGACAAGGGAGGAGCCTTCGGACAAGCGACACCTTAAGGGCCATACTCATCTTCACCACTGCCCAATCCGAAAAAGGCAGTACCATGATTTGGTAAAGCTCAAATGATGCGACTGCAAACAGTGTTGCGTAGGTATAGGTGACATACATATCGATCAAGAAGGCATCCTTGAAGATGATGGCGAATAGACACAAGGCAGACACCAAGCAGAAGAAGCCACAGAAGTGGACCACCAGGCCGACTTTGGTGTACAGAATGGGCGCTTTAGTGTAGAGCACATCGAACATGAAGTTTAGCTCAATCTCGGTCATGGTGAAAGCACGAATGGCAGGGTAATCATCGATGGACATCCAGTCGCGGGATATGAACAGAGGGTGGTAGAGCCTGGTCACGAGGTGGGGCTTCAGACATTCGAACCGAAAGTAGGCCTTCAAGATGTCCTTTGCAGAGGCAAACTTGTCGTCCTCGGGGAACTCATCGAACTTTCTCTGAATCTCGGTTTCTTCATTGATGTCCTCAGCGGTTACGCTCCAGTTCTCATCATACACAGACTGGAGAGCCCGGACCCACTCGACCGACTTCCCAATTCCAACCATGAACAAGAGGAAGTACAACAGCCATGAGACGGGGGACAAGCCGCGCCCACATCGAATGAGAATCCAAAGCACTAAGATAGCCGTAACCCCGATGTTGAGCATCTGTCTCAATCCTAGCCGGTTATCTTCCACCGCATAGGCCGTCATGCCGTCTGCGTAACCGAGTTGCATCAGA
This genomic stretch from Eucalyptus grandis isolate ANBG69807.140 chromosome 3, ASM1654582v1, whole genome shotgun sequence harbors:
- the LOC104439137 gene encoding uncharacterized protein LOC104439137 → MSLNTVLLLFKGLWGAWGIQLLFTLSFACEIVLAILGSRRKYLTSNLARFVIWATYLLLSYYATLALGKLTVVRIDDPENPGYDVVLDGLLAPLLLMQLGYADGMTAYAVEDNRLGLRQMLNIGVTAILVLWILIRCGRGLSPVSWLLYFLLFMVGIGKSVEWVRALQSVYDENWSVTAEDINEETEIQRKFDEFPEDDKFASAKDILKAYFRFECLKPHLVTRLYHPLFISRDWMSIDDYPAIRAFTMTEIELNFMFDVLYTKAPILYTKVGLVVHFCGFFCLVSALCLFAIIFKDAFLIDMYVTYTYATLFAVASFELYQIMVLPFSDWAVVKMSMALKVSLVRRLLPCLAHWCMKQKRWSRSMGQFNLLDPNLLNKECPKPIATVLDCFDKRKIFRRHPFCSRQAIPSCLKVLVVQKIAELEKKRHHRPFKERGEWTLETHNILEKQGLSSSIEMTFDRSIIIWHIATEFLHTLESENSAACRGSKLLSNYMIYLLAQHPYMLSLNTADITLEYALCTLRPFFRYRDYKEAISTLSSPDGEVPPPVKPSKETRITRDWHMLSEVQKLVVDLRTMDNKWERISSIWVEMLCYGAYNCQVYHHDYLLRRGGELITHVWLLLAHKTNKYHSSIDELSEDTANTTALASATPSGKGHSSFIRRVFLGKRDTNIFDNP